The proteins below come from a single Oxyura jamaicensis isolate SHBP4307 breed ruddy duck chromosome 1, BPBGC_Ojam_1.0, whole genome shotgun sequence genomic window:
- the PEX26 gene encoding peroxisome assembly protein 26, with the protein MSGVPPACWSPLPAQAASLLEEAADLLVLHRDFAAALERCEAGCGSLGPGTGPNTGTGPESCAEVKCSLCVVGIQALAEMNRWREVLSWLLRYYQVPEHLPPKILELCILLYSKVGEPQVMLEVGSSWLSNLSNKSLPEYSSLLELYLLHVLLPLGQFKGAEELVDSCDVLNNEQKLAFLNTICESQCQWTQQEDTHSTDEEEQDKATETVLGALSQKLLTMLTLLRRALRSMSSHFYLLPYKKMLLATFLLYLVVVRLDPASPTSLPFLCKLVQLFRQAWAAVLSPIHRPPIRD; encoded by the exons ATGAGCGGTGTGCCGCCGGCCTGCTGGTCCCCGCTGCCGGCCCAGGCCGCCTCGCTGCTGGAGGAGGCGGCCGacctgctggtgctgcaccGCGACTTCGCCGCCGCCCTGGAGCGGTGTGAGGCGGGCTGCGGCAGCCTGGGGCCCGGCACCGGCCCCAACACCGGCACCGGCCCCGAGAG TTGTGCAGAAGTCAAGTGCTCCCTCTGTGTCGTGGGCATTCAGGCGCTGGCTGAGATGAACCGGTGGAGAGAAGTTCTGTCATGGCTCCTGCGGTATTACCAGGTCCCTGAACATCTGCCTCCAAAGATCCTGGAGCTGTG TATCCTGTTGTATAGCAAAGTGGGAGAGCCCCAGGTGATGCTGGAGGTTGGCAGTAGCTGGCTGAGCAACCTAAGCAATAAGAGCCTTCCTGAGTATAGTTCGTTGCTGGAGCTCTATCTGTTGCATGTGTTGCTTCCACTTGGCCAATTTAAGGGGGCAGAAGAGCTCGTAGACAGCTGCGATGTTTTAAACAATGAGCAGAAGCTCGCATTTCTTAACACCATTTGTGAAAGCCAATGTCAGTGGACTCAACAGGAAGATACGCACTCAACTGATGAAGAGGAGCAAGACAAAGCAACAGAGACTGTTTTGG GTGCTCTGTCCCAAAAGCTCTTAACCATGTTGACATTGCTACGAAGAGCACTGAGGTCCATGTCAAGCCACTTCTATTTACTTCCTTACAAAAAGATGCTCTTGGCTACTTTTCTGCTGTACCTTGTGGTAGTGAGATTAGATCCGG CTTCTCCCACATCATTGCCATTCCTTTGCAAACTGGTCCAGCTCTTCCGCCAGGCTTGGGCAGCTGTATTGTCTCCAATCCATAGGCCTCCAATTCGAGATTAA